One Diospyros lotus cultivar Yz01 chromosome 1, ASM1463336v1, whole genome shotgun sequence genomic window carries:
- the LOC127794634 gene encoding protein HEADING DATE 3A-like isoform X1, whose product MSRYSMDPLAVGRVIGEVLDPFVRTVAFRVRYNNREVTSGCELRPSQVANSPRVDIGGDDLRNFYTLIMVDPDAPSPNDPSLREYLHWMVTDIPGTTSASFGQEVVKYESPLPHLGIHRFVLVLFQQLGRQTVFPPELRHNFCTRDFALLYNLGLPVAAVYFNAQREPSNRG is encoded by the exons ATGTCTAGGTACAGCATGGATCCTCTGGCTGTAGGCCGGGTGATAGGGGAAGTCCTGGATCCCTTTGTAAGGACTGTCGCTTTTAGGGTGAGGTATAACAACAGGGAAGTCACCAGTGGTTGTGAGCTCAGGCCTTCCCAGGTAGCCAACAGTCCTAGGGTTGATATTGGGGGTGATGATCTAAGGAACTTCTACACCCTT ATTATGGTGGACCCTGATGCTCCCAGCCCAAATGATCCTTCCCTTAGGGAATACCTCCATTG GATGGTGACTGATATTCCAGGTACCACATCGGCAAGTTTTG GACAAGAGGTGGTTAAGTACGAGAGTCCTCTGCCACATCTTGGGATTCATCGATTTGTTTTGGTGCTGTTTCAACAGTTGGGACGCCAAACAGTGTTCCCTCCTGAATTGAGGCACAATTTCTGCACAAGGGACTTCGCCTTGCTTTACAATCTAGGCTTGCCCGTTGCTGCTGTCTACTTCAATGCTCAAAGAGAGCCCAGCAACAGAGGATGA
- the LOC127794634 gene encoding protein HEADING DATE 3A-like isoform X2 yields MDPLAVGRVIGEVLDPFVRTVAFRVRYNNREVTSGCELRPSQVANSPRVDIGGDDLRNFYTLIMVDPDAPSPNDPSLREYLHWMVTDIPGTTSASFGQEVVKYESPLPHLGIHRFVLVLFQQLGRQTVFPPELRHNFCTRDFALLYNLGLPVAAVYFNAQREPSNRG; encoded by the exons ATGGATCCTCTGGCTGTAGGCCGGGTGATAGGGGAAGTCCTGGATCCCTTTGTAAGGACTGTCGCTTTTAGGGTGAGGTATAACAACAGGGAAGTCACCAGTGGTTGTGAGCTCAGGCCTTCCCAGGTAGCCAACAGTCCTAGGGTTGATATTGGGGGTGATGATCTAAGGAACTTCTACACCCTT ATTATGGTGGACCCTGATGCTCCCAGCCCAAATGATCCTTCCCTTAGGGAATACCTCCATTG GATGGTGACTGATATTCCAGGTACCACATCGGCAAGTTTTG GACAAGAGGTGGTTAAGTACGAGAGTCCTCTGCCACATCTTGGGATTCATCGATTTGTTTTGGTGCTGTTTCAACAGTTGGGACGCCAAACAGTGTTCCCTCCTGAATTGAGGCACAATTTCTGCACAAGGGACTTCGCCTTGCTTTACAATCTAGGCTTGCCCGTTGCTGCTGTCTACTTCAATGCTCAAAGAGAGCCCAGCAACAGAGGATGA